Below is a genomic region from Oreochromis niloticus isolate F11D_XX linkage group LG13, O_niloticus_UMD_NMBU, whole genome shotgun sequence.
GCGCGGAACCGTTAAACGTTGAAGCTGCTACATTGTGCCGACCGGACCTAGCTAACGTCCGCTCGTAGCTTCGTGTTCACGCTGACTTCATGTCcgtgaagaaataaaaacacttcTCAGTGGGAGCGAAGCCGGCTCCGACACTTTCAGTGAGCCAGCCGTCAAACTAAGGCTTCTGTGGCGACGCCGTAAAGGTGCTGGCTCTAACCTAGCTCGGTACAGTAACGTTAGCCTACATGCTGAGGTCGCGTTCCCTTCTTTTTCCGTTTACACTACACGCACGTACACTATCCCCACTGTTAACGCTAGCGACGTGATGCTGTTTGTACATACGTGGGAACGATGTGCGTGAACTTCAGCGGCGCGGATGCAGGCCGCAGCATATCAATAACCTTTCCACATAGCGTGGCCGGGTATCATGTGGCgtggaaaacaaacactgtgccCTTCATTATGACACCAGGCGCACACATAGCGACACGTGTCGGGTTTCTCAGTAAAAGAATGTTAAATGAAAGCACACGCAGCTAAAGTGTTCACGCGGGGACTGAGTCTCCCACCAGCACCTGACTGACGTCAGAAACAATGTTCTCACCTGAGCATCATGTATGTGGAGCACAGCTGTGAACAAATGCATGCTTGAATATAAAAGCTGTCAAATAATAACTcgctgatgtttttgattgAATTTGTGTAATATACATTAATGTACAGTTTCCATCGAACTCTGTATGTAATTCAGTTAgtgttatttatacagcaccaaatcacaacaatagttggcactttatactgtaaggtagaccctacaataatacatacagagaaaaacccaacagtcatatgaccccctatgagcaagcactttggcgacagtgggaaggaaaaactcccttttaacaggaagaaacctccggcagaaccaggctcagggaggggcggggccatctgcctaTTTACAGGCACAGGGTGGAATTTTCCTGTTCTCTCTGTTCCCCTGTGTTACTGCTGGATACTCCAGCTTTCTCCCCAAAGTCATGCTGATTAGtttgtgattctaaattggcagTGGCTGTGAGCTACATATAAACAGTGCATTCATTTACAGTTAAAATGTGGCATGTCATCAGGATGATGAGAAAAGGGGTTATTTACATGCCACTGCATTGATCTGGTTGCACTGCAGCTGAGTGTTGTGGAAATTGTGAGGACACGTATTTATTTAGTACAATTTAGAAGAACAGAGCATCCTGCTAACGAGAGTTTCATTATTGTTAGCATGTGTTTGTTTCAGTCACTGGCTGTTGTCGCACTGTGTCCAGACAAACATGTCAGCCAGAGGAGGAAAGAAGAAGGCCACCAAGCTGTCCCGTTCAGCCAGGGCAGGTGTCATCTTCCCGGTGGGGCGCATGATGCGGTATCTGCGCATTGGCACGCACAAATATCGCATTGGCATGGGGGCTCCTGTGTATATGGCAGCTGTCATTGAGTACCTGGCAGGTAAGTTTAATACATGACAACCTCGGGGTTTGTGAGAGCACATGAGTGTGTTCAGTGTGCTGTGGCATATCTAAGTGATCAGTACATAATTCAAAGTTGAATTTCTGCAACACTCAGAGATCAGAATACTTTGATAATCCCTTATGTGGGTAACAGTAACAGACGACACCaattataataatatattaCAAAATTTAGCACTAATAAATTTCAAATCACTCAATTTTAAATATCAGGAATATCACAGAGGTGAAATATATATGATTGACATTTAACCTGTGAAACTTTGTCACATATAGAGGCAGACTGACTCCAAAGAACAGCTCACAGTTCTGATACATTTCTGACTCAACATTAATGAACATACTGTTAATTAAAGCTAAACTTTTTTAACCTCACTGGATCTGGATGAGGTGAAAGACAGTTCTTCTATGTCATGGACCTGTAACCAACTAACCTAATTATGTATCTTTACAGCCTTTTCAGTTGTTTGTTGCCCGTCTCAGCTTCTTTGAAACATGTTGCTCGCTGTAAATGTGTCACGTTTGTTGGATGAAACCCTGGAGGAGGCCTGGGATACAAGTTTGCCAGATCAAATGTGTGAtgctacctgctgtggtgactcACTGCTGAATAAGGGAGTAGCctgtaaaacagtaaatgtttcACACTTTTAATCTGACAAATGTTGAAATGTACTTTTGAATCAAGGTttgaaatacattaaaaatgactgaaaactgaaaataattgGACTGTAATTTATATGTTATGAAACCTTTGGAGGGCCATACAGACTGGCACATGCTACAGTCATGTTTGgccatgaaatgaaaatgacgACATGTTTACAGGTGCATcataacacacagctgtggTGGTCACATGACATCTGATATTATTTAAATCTTGACGGCTGCTCCAGACAGTGTTTGTAACAGAGACGACTTGGTGGAGTGAAAGGATGGAGGATGGACTGATGGATGATTGTCTCTATATGTccaaataagaacaaaaaaTAGGAACAACCAAAAAAATAGAAAGCAAAAATTACAATGAAGGATCAAACCAAATCACAGGACTAACATCTTACATCTCCAGTGCATCCAAGATCTTAGTGTTTCTGTTTGAGATAACAATAAGGAGATGTAGTGAAACACCAAATATACATTTACGCTGTACAGCAtaggtgtccaactccaggcctcgagggccggtgtcctgcaggttttagatgtgtccttgatccatcacagctgatttaaatggctaaatgacctcctcaacatgtcttggggttctccagaggcctgggaatgaactcatcatgtgattcaggtgtgctgacccagggcgagatctaaaacctgcaggacagcggccctcgaggcctggggTTTGACACCTGTGCTGTACAGTAATCAGTTAAAAGGTTCTTTGTTCTCAGTCTGGTGTTTTAGACAGAAAGGCCTACCAGGCCAAAGAGTGCAGTTATATATACTGGTGGGTGTGGCCAACAGATTGACATGTGACAGGATATGACAtatgggtggctgtagctcaggaggtagaggagccaggtcatctactgatcagaaggttggtggttcgatccctgacTCCCCCAGGCTGCGTGCCAAACATCCTTGGGCAatatactaaccccaagttactctccgatgcatccatcagagtgtggatgtgtgtggaTGGCAGTTAGTGCtggtgtgaatgtggcatgttgagGACTCTGGGAGAAGTTATATAAGAATCAGGCCATTTAGCACATGCTGCTATCGTGAAGTTGGAAACTTCATGTGATTGTAACACTCCTCACACTGTTGTGACTGTCATACATCTGACATGACTTTACAAACACAACAATTGGGAGCACAGGTTTGAACTTACTGGAATTTTCCTACTCCATGCAGAGCCAGAATTATACACAGACTGTACACATACACTCACGTCAATATTTTAATCAGTGGTGCTGAAGGTTTTAACTCATCAAGTTACCAGTAACTCCGACTGGTGGTTTCTCCTGGATTCTCTCATTGGATGAGATAACACTCGGAACAACCGGTGAATTCAGTGAAGCCCTGTGAGCAGACTTGTACACAAGTCGGGAAGAGCTCACGGAGCCATTTCTAAACACCTGCAGACTCCAAGATAAGCAGTTGGGACAGCTGTAAGTTATTCCGATGTGTAACCACTTTGCCAGGGTAACTGTCATTCTCAGATGAGAGTAACTAGGTTAGAGTGTTCAGGAACAACCCAGGAAACATCAAGGCTCAAGCCTGCCATGAACTGGAATATTCAGCACTGGTGTCCACTGTGAAGCCAGTTTAACATCGTCATGGATTGAGAGGGCGTCGAGCAAGAAACAGCCTCTGCTCTGAAATCGTCACCTTTAAGCCACGTGCCTCCTGAGAAATGTTTTGCCTCAGTGAGAGAGGTCACTGCAGGAGTCGAGGCTTTTCAAACCTAACAACACCAAAAGTCAAGCATGGTGGGAGCATCATGCTCTCGGGCTGTTTGGCTGTCAGTGGTACAGGCACAAAATGGATAGCATAGTATAGACGGAGTGGGACGTCCATATTCTTCAACTTCTCCTCAAATCACAGCTAGATGGCTGAAACTTGGACATAATAATTCTAAGACAACAgggatcccaaacacactggaACAGCCATGGATAAAGCAAGCTAACAGTAAGCTTCAGGGTTTGGCTGACGGCTGTGAAAAGCAGACGAGCTCCAGCCGGCTAAGAGACATTTAACCAAGCATCAGTGGCTGTgtaactataataataataataatattagattttatttataggcacctttaagaccctcaaggtcaccttacagtaatattcaattcaatttcaattcaattttatttatacagcgccaaatcacaacagaagtcgcctcaaggcgttttatattgtacaggagatcgcacaataatacatacagagaaaaacccaacaatcatatgaccccctatgagcaagcactttggcgacagtgggaaggaaaaactcccttttaacaggaagaaacctccggcagaaccaggctcagggaggggcggggccatctgctgcgaccggttggggtgagagaaggaagacaggataaagacatgctgtggaagagagacagagattaataacagatatgattcgatgcagagaggtctgttaacacatagtgagtgagaaaggtgactggaaaggaaaaactcaatgcatcatgggaatccccggcagcctacgtctattgcagcataactaagggaggattcagggtcacctggtccagccctaactatatgctttagcaaaaaggaaagtttgaagcctaatcttgaaagtagagatagtgtctgtctcctgaatccaaactggaagctggttccacagaagaggggcctgaaaactgaaggctctgcctcccattctacttttaaatactctgggaacaacaagtaggcctgcagagcgagagcgaagtgctctaatagggtgatatggtactacaaggtcattaagataagatggggcctgattatttaagaccttgtatgtgaggagcaggattttgaattcaattctggatttaacaggaagccaatgaagggaagccaatacaggagaaatctgctctctctttctagtccctgtcagtacccttgctgcagcattttggattaactgaaggcttttcagcgagtttttaggacatcctgataataatgaattacagtagtccagcctggaagtaataaatgcatgaactagttttgcagcgtcactctgagacaggatatttctaactttagagatgttgcacaaatggaagaaagcagtcctacatgtTTCTTTAATATGTACAATGAATGACATATCCTGGTAACAAAGAattcacagcattactggaggccaaggtaatgccatccagagtaagaatctgcttagataccatatttctaagattttcagggccgagtacaataacctcagattgatctgaattaagaagcagaaagttagcggccatccaggtctttatgtctttaagacattcctgcagtttaactaattggtgtgtgttacctggcttcatggatagatagagctgcgtgtcatctgcatagcagtgaaaatgtatgctatgtcttctaatgatgctgcctaagggaagcatgtataatgtaaacagaattggtcctagcactgaaccctgtggaacaccataattgaccttagtgtgtgaagaggactctccatttacatgtacaaatatgagtctattagatagatatgatacaaaccactgcagtacagtaaggcaaggcaagtttatttatatagcacaattcaacaacaaggtgattcaaagtgctttacagagacattaaaaacaaaaacaaataaaaagcatgatttaaattttattacagtacctgtaatacctacagcatgttctaatcgctctaataggatattatgatcaacagtatcgaacgctgcactgaggtctagcaggacaagcacagagatgagtccactgtcagaggccataagaggatcatttgtaaccttcactaaagctgtttctgtgctgtgatgagctctgaaacctgactgaaacgcttcaaataagccattcctctgcagatgatctgttagctgtttgacaactaatACAGCAACAGTaacaacagcaaaataaaatgtaaacataaaGTAACTATAGATTatatatgcgtgtgtgtgtgtgtgtgaacattcagacttgtgtacccaggTGTTGTTGTTATCTAAAGTAATTAAAGATGTTTTATGTTACACACTGGAAAAAGAACCAGATTTGTTCATGTCTGCGAATTTCTGACCACAGCTGTTTTATACACAATCAGAGCTTTGTGGATATAAACTGGAGGTTATTTTCATGAAGAATACATAGTTTAGAAAGTATTATAGATCCATAAATGCTGTTAACAGCTCATTCTACCTGTTATTAGCTATGATTATGCTACAATGTTTATTAGCATGTAGGAACAAAATGAAGGAGTTTAATGGATCGGACAGCCAGTGTTAGACACAGAATCAGTGCTGCAGTCGTGTAGTTTCATCCCAGTACAATCTGTTACAaggaaaatacagtaaatgtgtTAAAATACTGTTTGCCTAATGAGTGTGCACAATGTGTTTCCTCTCCTCTAAGCTGAGATTTTGGAGTTGGCAGGAAATGCAGCACGGGACAACAAGAAAGGCCGAATAACTCCGAGGCATATCAAGCTGGCTGTGGCCAATGACGAGGAGCTGAACCAGGTACCACAGTCCTCTCTATACGTGACACATACGTGTACGCCAGCATGTTTTACACCTTTGTTCAAAGTTTATTGAAGGTTTGACGTTAAAGGTTGTCTAAAAATTGATGCATGTTTTCAGGACTACCTAATAAGAAGACAAACAAGGAGAAGCTTAAATACTTGCTGATGTACCAGGACCCTTGATTGgttgattgattgactgatttacacataaatgtttaaaacaaatgttaatatTAGAAAACGATGACCcaactaaaaacaaaattcGGTTTGTAATAATGAGCTATCCACACCTAGCTGGCCTGTGTGGAAAAAGTCACTGGTTTTTCCACCTTTGGTAACAACAGCTGTGGTCCAGGGATGCTGAGTCGCTCTCTGCAGAGTTCACTGGACAGTTTCAGAGTATGAAGGCCCGTTTAAGGTCGCGCCGAAGCACCTCAGTCTGATTTCAGTCTGGCCTTTGACTTCAtttagttttttctctttttacccATTTAGAGGTTTACACTTGCTGCTGCGCATGCTTGAACTTCAGGGCATGAACCTACGGCTGGACactctccttcaggatttttttAGTAGAGACAGAATTCGTGCTTATGGCGATtcgtcctgaagcagcaaagcagctccTGTCCATCACACTGCCACCATGTTTCACTGTTGCTATGATGTATCTGAGTTACTTCAGATATTACAGGACTCCATTTTTCACACAGAGCTGGTAGGTTTGGATTGCTATGTTAAcattaaaatgagtttgatgATCAGAAACATTGAAGTGTGACGTAAATGCTAAAGAGTGAGAAATCAGCAAGGAGCCAAATAAATGAGACAttcagtgctttaaaaaaacaaccagcTGGTTCTTCACCTGTCTCTCAGGTGCCCTCTATCAGGTGCAGTCTCTCAGCACACCGGTCGTGGGATCTCGGGGCTTTTCGTTGTGCCTGTGtggatttttctctgtctgCTGTGGCTTCCTCCCATAGGCCATTGACATGTCAGGGTCACTGATGATTTGAAAGTGTCTGTTGGTATGAGTGCAGTGAAGCACTTGGATATATGGAATAAAgtgctctgtgaatgtgtgtgaacaAGCTTCCAGAAAGCTGCTTCCAGCTGTTCCCTCATTCAGCACAGTGGGTGGATATCTGTGATTTGTCTGCTTTACCTTCTAATGATATATGCTTTGTGAATGTAGTTTGTCAGGACAAAGGTACTGCCCGTCATTACACGGGGGGGGGAATCCTGTTGAGATTGTAGGTTTGCTCACCAAAAACTGAACTGTCTCTAATTTTATGGCAGTTTCATTGTAGTTGGACAGAAAACACGCTACATGAAGGTTACGGCTCGATTTGGACGTCAGTGAGTGAAATCATCATTTGATCCCCGACAGCCCGACCAATCGCAGCTCCCACAGACTACAGTGAATCTGATGGTAGGATTATCCAGAATAAGATATGAAATAAGCATCAGTCGCTCTCAGTCTGGAGCTGCATACAACATCCTCCTTCACAGGCTGAGGATGATGTTGCTAAATTGTGTCCTGAATGTTATGTAGCTATCTGCCACCAGATGGCGCTGCAGTTGTGACGTTGTTGATCCAGGCTGACCTTTTAGTTGTTAGTTTGAATGTGGCTTCCTTCAAAAGGTGGCCGACCTCATTGGAGAGGGGCTCCTGCTCCTCAGCAGAGGTGGTCACACCCTGGGCGAGGTGTTCGGGGCATGTTCCCccagggctgacccgggacaCGGGGAGATTACGTCATCGGCCTGGAAAGCCTCTGGCTGAGGAGTCGAGATCTGGGCTGCTCAGACCGAGCGTGCTCAATGCTCCgcactttgactttgacttatATTAGCTTCTTGTATTTTACTAACAAGTGAACATCTTTTTATATCTTATTCAGTTCTTCTTCTCAGCTGTATGTTTGAAGTGTAATGTTCATGATAATTCCATTTAAATGATGAATTATTAGTGGAGAATATGATTACCTTTTTTTTCCACCATGGgcacacacatatttaaaaaaaaaaatctctataTACACTAATCTCTCTCTCACAGTACAGCCTGTCAAACTGGCTATGGAGCAATTTTTGTATCATCCTCAAATAAAGACAGACGTCACCACATGGTCCctcacatgtgtgtgcacagACGTTTCTTAACAGACACATCGTGagttaatttattaaaacgCTTCTTCCATCAGCTTCTGCGAGGAGTGACCATATCAAACGGAGGGGTTCTACCTCGTATCCACCCAGAGCTGCTCTCCAAGAAGAGGGGAGGCCGAGTGAAAGTGGACAGCCAGGCATCTGTGACAGACAAGCAGGAGGAACGCTTGAAGAGCAAGAAACCCACCAAAACCTTCAAAAAGGTTAAAGGCAAACGAGGGCGCAAGCCAAAGGTCAGTGTGCCCAGCAAAGCCATCTCTGCTGATGATGATGTGCACAGGTGTGAGTCTCTAACCCTTCTTCTGTTAACAGCAGGGCCCGTGTGttctgtacatttgtgttaaATAGAGGATTTGACAAAAATGTTTGTGCTTGATTTGTTCGATCAAAGAAGAGACAAACCAGAGTTGGTTTAATGCTGCTGCACTAGAGAAAGAACCTGAGTCATTGTTATTTGGCTAACTTAAATGCTTCTTTATGATGTAAGTGAATGTTTTTCTCTCCATCTGGCAAAGAGCACAGACAATGACAAAGAGGCTGTATCAAACTCCACAGTGGAAGACGGTCCCGGTGATGGATTCACCATCCTGTCAGCAAAGAGTCTCTTTCTCGGACAGAAAGTAAGCCGTGTTAAAACCCCAGCTGAAAGTCACAGCACGTTGTGTTACTGCCAAAAGCTGTTTGTCACTCTGTCTTTGTGAATCCACAGCTTTCATTAACAGAAAGTGAAATGAGTAAAATTGGAACAATCAAGGTGGAGGGAATTATTAACCCAACCAATGCAGAGCTGGACCTCAAAGATGGTGTGGGTAAGCAGCATCGGTTCATGTAACGTTTCTGCTTCTTTCATGCATCCTCATGCTGAGCGGCTGCTGTGCTGGTCTTTCAGGCAACGCCCTGGAAAAAGCTGGAGGTCGAGAGTTCCTGGAAGGAGTTAAGGAGCTGAGGAAAGCACAAGGGCCTTTGGAGGTAGCATCAGGTACACAGCTGTGTCATCATAGCCACTGAATCACATCCGTCCATGTCCACAGTAGGATGTAGCTGATGAGACAGCATGATACATGCAAATCTGGGCCTTGTAAATAGAGTGCACAGAGATCAGCTGTTAGACTGGGTGCAGTCATGTTTTTGTCTGAGGAGACGGTGGTCACTCTAACATGCTTTCATCCTGCAGTGGCAGTGAGCCAGGCCAGTGGAATGGCAGCCCGCTTCATCATCCACTGTAACATCCCACAGTGGGGCTCAGAGAAGTGTGAGGACCAGCTAGAGAAGACTGTGAAGAACTGCctctcagcagcagaggagaagaAGCTCAAGTCTGTGGCTTTCCCCTCGCTGCCTGCTGGACGGTGAGCTCCATCACACACAGCGTGTCGCCTCATAGATGTGTCTCTTTGGTCCCAGACAGCGTCGCCTTTTGTGGGTTAGACATGAGTGTAAATGAGCATGTAGCTGTGGGCTTCACGGTGACCATTACAGTAACATTGAGTGCATATCTGCTGATCTCAGCTTGTATTCTGTGTGTATAAATGGGAGAGCACACTCACCCAGGGCCTCAGCTAGCAGTGTGAAGAGCACAGTGTGGATCTGCAGCCTGGTACACTGTTTGTACCTCACAGTGTAACAAATACGTCCAGCTCCACTGATCTGTGTTTAACAGCTTTAAAGTGACCGTCAGCCTGCAGACCGAACACGTTTGCAGTGCTGACAGATTTTTAGCCGTAGCTGTCCCATTCCCATTTTCAGCTACTCTTCATCACAAACAGCTGTGTCGTTTGTCTTCCTCAGTCTTCACTTGTCCAACCGTCTCCCACAGGAACGGATTCCCAAAGCAAACAGCCGCTCAGCTCATCCTCAAGGCCATCTCCAACCACTTTGTGTCCTGCACCAGCTCCTCTCTGAAAAACATTTACTTTGTGCTGTTTGACAGCGAGAGCATCGGAATATACCTTCAGGAAATGGCCAAGCTGGATGCCAAATGAGGATTGCCGgtttgtgcgtgcgtgtgtgagcgtgtgtgtttgggggctatttttttaactgttgtttGTCACTGTTGGTATAGGTAGGTGATCCCACAGTAGGGCTTTCCATGTGGAATGTGTTAAAGAAGAAATCTGTGTGTGGAGTGCTGTTCACATTTCTGTTCCACTGTCCCTTCAAAAATTGTATTCTTTCTAGAGTAGATAATTTAAGTGGGTAGAGTTTGCTCTCTTGGCTCCTCgtttcactgtttttatatCCATGTACAAATGTAACAGTTCTTTCGCAGCCTCGGTATTTTCTGATATATTTAGTTTACTAATTCAAACCTGTGGTTGGC
It encodes:
- the macroh2a2 gene encoding core histone macro-H2A.2; this translates as MSARGGKKKATKLSRSARAGVIFPVGRMMRYLRIGTHKYRIGMGAPVYMAAVIEYLAAEILELAGNAARDNKKGRITPRHIKLAVANDEELNQLLRGVTISNGGVLPRIHPELLSKKRGGRVKVDSQASVTDKQEERLKSKKPTKTFKKVKGKRGRKPKSTDNDKEAVSNSTVEDGPGDGFTILSAKSLFLGQKLSLTESEMSKIGTIKVEGIINPTNAELDLKDGVGNALEKAGGREFLEGVKELRKAQGPLEVASVAVSQASGMAARFIIHCNIPQWGSEKCEDQLEKTVKNCLSAAEEKKLKSVAFPSLPAGRNGFPKQTAAQLILKAISNHFVSCTSSSLKNIYFVLFDSESIGIYLQEMAKLDAK